One Pseudomonas sp. AN-1 genomic region harbors:
- the cysN gene encoding sulfate adenylyltransferase subunit CysN, which translates to MSHQSELISEDILAYLAQHERKELLRFLTCGNVDDGKSTLIGRLLHDSKMIYEDHLEAITRDSKKVGTTGDEVDLALLVDGLQAEREQGITIDVAYRYFSTAKRKFIIADTPGHEQYTRNMATGASTCDLAIILIDARYGVQTQTRRHSFIASLLGIRHIVVAVNKMDLMDFDQGVFEAIKADYLQFAERINLKPSSLHFVPMSALKGENVVNKSERAPWYQGPTLMEILETVEIAADRNLTDMRFPVQYVNRPNLNFRGFAGTLASGIVHKGDEVAVLPSGKTSKVKSIVTFDGELEQAIPGQAVTLTLEDEIDVSRGDMLVHADNRPQVTDSFDAMLVWMAEEPMLPGKKYDIKRATSYVPGNIAAIEHRVDVNSLEQLPASELKLNEIGKVRVSLDAPIALDGYAHNRTTGAFIVIDRLTNGTVGAGMIIAEPLAGQNTVGHHGRLAHVSAEERAARFGQLPATVLFSGLSGAGKSTLAYAVERKLFDSGRAVYVLDGQNLRHDLNKGLPLDRAGRAENWRRAAQVARQFNEAGLLTLAAFVAPDAEGREQARAIVGAERLITVYVQASPQACRERDPQGLYAAGEDNIPGESFAYDVPLDADLVIDTQSTPVEEGVRQVLALLRSRGAI; encoded by the coding sequence ATGTCGCACCAATCCGAACTGATCAGCGAGGATATCCTCGCCTACCTGGCCCAGCACGAGCGCAAGGAACTGCTGCGTTTCCTGACCTGCGGCAACGTCGACGACGGCAAGAGCACCCTGATCGGCCGCCTGCTGCACGACTCCAAGATGATCTACGAGGACCATCTCGAGGCGATCACCCGCGACTCCAAGAAGGTCGGCACCACCGGCGACGAGGTCGACCTGGCGCTGCTGGTCGACGGCCTGCAGGCCGAGCGCGAGCAGGGCATCACCATCGATGTGGCCTACCGCTACTTCTCCACCGCCAAGCGCAAGTTCATCATCGCCGACACCCCCGGCCATGAGCAGTACACCCGCAACATGGCCACCGGCGCCTCGACCTGCGACCTGGCGATCATCCTGATCGACGCCCGCTACGGCGTGCAGACCCAGACCCGCCGACACAGCTTCATCGCCTCCCTGCTGGGCATCAGGCACATCGTCGTCGCCGTCAATAAGATGGACCTGATGGACTTCGACCAGGGCGTGTTCGAGGCGATCAAGGCCGACTACCTGCAGTTCGCCGAGCGCATCAACCTCAAGCCCAGCTCGCTGCACTTCGTGCCGATGTCGGCGCTCAAGGGCGAGAACGTGGTCAACAAGAGCGAGCGCGCGCCCTGGTATCAGGGGCCGACGCTGATGGAGATCCTCGAGACCGTCGAGATCGCCGCCGACCGCAACCTGACCGACATGCGCTTCCCGGTGCAGTACGTCAACCGGCCGAACCTGAACTTCCGCGGCTTCGCCGGCACCCTGGCCAGCGGCATCGTGCACAAGGGCGACGAGGTCGCCGTGCTGCCGTCGGGCAAGACCAGCAAGGTCAAGTCCATCGTCACCTTCGACGGTGAGCTGGAGCAGGCGATCCCCGGCCAGGCGGTGACCCTGACCCTGGAAGACGAGATCGACGTGTCGCGCGGCGACATGCTGGTGCACGCCGACAACCGCCCGCAGGTCACCGACAGCTTCGACGCCATGCTGGTGTGGATGGCCGAGGAGCCGATGCTGCCGGGCAAGAAGTACGACATCAAGCGCGCCACCAGCTACGTGCCGGGCAACATCGCCGCCATCGAGCACCGCGTCGACGTCAACAGCCTCGAGCAGCTGCCGGCCAGCGAGCTGAAGCTCAACGAGATCGGCAAGGTGCGCGTCAGCCTGGATGCGCCCATCGCCCTCGACGGCTACGCGCACAACCGCACCACCGGCGCGTTCATCGTCATCGACCGCCTGACCAACGGCACCGTCGGCGCCGGCATGATCATCGCCGAGCCGCTGGCCGGGCAGAACACCGTCGGCCACCACGGCCGCCTGGCCCACGTCAGTGCCGAGGAGCGTGCCGCGCGCTTTGGCCAGTTGCCGGCCACCGTGCTGTTCTCCGGCCTCTCCGGCGCCGGCAAGAGCACCCTGGCCTACGCCGTCGAGCGCAAGCTGTTCGACAGCGGCCGCGCGGTCTACGTGCTGGACGGCCAGAACCTGCGCCACGACCTCAACAAGGGCCTGCCGCTGGATCGTGCCGGCCGCGCCGAGAACTGGCGCCGCGCCGCCCAGGTGGCCCGGCAGTTCAACGAGGCGGGCCTCTTGACCCTGGCGGCCTTCGTCGCCCCGGACGCCGAGGGCCGCGAGCAGGCCCGGGCCATCGTCGGTGCCGAGCGGCTGATCACCGTCTACGTGCAGGCTTCGCCGCAGGCCTGCCGCGAGCGCGATCCGCAGGGCCTGTACGCCGCCGGCGAGGACAACATCCCCGGCGAGTCCTTCGCCTACGACGTGCCGCTGGATGCCGACCTGGTGATCGACACCCAGTCCACTCCGGTGGAGGAGGGGGTCAGGCAGGTGCTGGCGCTGCTGCGTTCGCGCGGCGCGATCTGA
- a CDS encoding YhcB family protein: MEQSFAAWLLPALALVVGVAIGFLLARLLPGAAPGGVQHKLDEMQERFESYQSEVVSHFNTTASLMQKLTQNYQDIQSHLSEGANRLALDELTRQRLLAALSESAQPARERIASVASTEPPKDYAPGHSGVLSDEEVLKKA, from the coding sequence GTGGAACAGTCATTCGCTGCCTGGCTGCTGCCAGCCCTGGCCCTGGTCGTCGGTGTGGCCATCGGTTTCCTGCTGGCCCGCCTGCTGCCCGGCGCCGCCCCCGGGGGCGTCCAGCACAAGCTGGACGAGATGCAGGAGCGCTTCGAGAGCTACCAGAGCGAAGTGGTCAGCCACTTCAACACCACCGCCAGCCTGATGCAGAAGCTCACCCAGAACTACCAGGACATCCAGTCGCACCTCTCCGAGGGCGCCAACCGCCTGGCCCTCGACGAGCTGACCCGCCAGCGCCTGCTGGCCGCCCTCAGCGAGTCCGCCCAGCCGGCCCGCGAGCGCATCGCCAGCGTCGCCAGCACCGAGCCGCCGAAGGATTACGCCCCCGGCCACTCCGGCGTACTGAGCGACGAGGAAGTGCTGAAGAAGGCCTGA
- a CDS encoding alpha/beta hydrolase encodes MSLTEIPLLLDGPCGALEALHLDHPEARGVALICHPHPLHAGSMLNKVVATLQRTARDAGYATLRFNFRGVGQSVGEHAHGEGEIDDAEAAARWLLARHPGLPLTLMGFSFGACVAACLGGRLEAQGVAVERLFMLAPPVMRFAVDGRLPRQGALTVIQPASDEVVEPAAVHAWSAQLSRPHELLEVAECGHFFHGRLTELKALVLPRLQS; translated from the coding sequence GTGTCTTTGACCGAAATTCCCCTGCTGCTCGACGGGCCCTGCGGCGCCCTCGAGGCCCTCCATCTCGATCATCCCGAGGCCCGCGGTGTGGCGCTGATCTGCCATCCGCACCCGCTGCACGCTGGCAGCATGCTCAACAAGGTGGTGGCCACCTTGCAGCGCACGGCGCGCGACGCCGGCTACGCCACCCTGCGCTTCAACTTCCGCGGCGTCGGCCAGAGCGTGGGCGAGCACGCCCACGGCGAGGGCGAGATCGACGACGCCGAGGCCGCCGCACGCTGGCTGCTGGCCAGGCACCCCGGCCTGCCGCTGACCCTGATGGGCTTTTCCTTCGGCGCCTGCGTGGCGGCTTGTCTGGGCGGGCGTCTGGAAGCGCAGGGCGTCGCCGTCGAGCGGCTGTTCATGCTGGCGCCGCCGGTGATGCGTTTCGCCGTGGATGGCCGGCTGCCCCGGCAGGGCGCGCTGACGGTGATCCAGCCTGCGAGCGACGAGGTGGTCGAGCCGGCGGCCGTGCATGCCTGGTCGGCGCAGCTTTCGCGTCCCCACGAGCTGCTCGAAGTGGCAGAATGCGGGCACTTCTTCCACGGCCGGCTGACCGAGCTGAAAGCACTGGTCCTGCCGCGCCTCCAATCCTGA
- a CDS encoding tryptophan--tRNA ligase, giving the protein MTTRILTGITTTGTPHLGNYAGAIRPAIIASRADNVDSFYFLADYHALIKCDDPQRIQRSRLEIAATWLACGLDPERVTFYRQSDIPEIPELTWLLTCVAGKGLLNRAHAYKAAVDQNVAKGEDPDAGVTMGLFSYPVLMAADILMFNAHQVPVGRDQIQHVEMARDIGQRFNHLFGNGRELFTLPEALIEESVATLPGLDGRKMSKSYDNTIPLFGTSKQLREAVARIVTDSRLPGEPKDAEGSHLFTLYQAFATPAQSAEFRAALEGGLAWGEAKQRLSELLEGELGEARERYNALIARPADLEDILLAGAAKARKVATPFLGELREAVGLRSFRNEVQVAGGAKKKAAKGARFVSFRDDDGSFRFRLLDADGSQLLLSVSFADGKSAGAASKRLQAGELDLRAEGEGFALWLDDAPVAHSPAFAEGAEREAAMARLAEALAPQDA; this is encoded by the coding sequence ATGACCACCCGTATTCTCACCGGCATCACCACCACCGGCACCCCGCACCTGGGCAACTACGCCGGTGCCATCCGCCCGGCGATCATTGCCAGCCGCGCGGACAACGTGGACTCCTTCTACTTTCTCGCCGACTACCACGCGCTGATCAAGTGCGACGACCCGCAGCGCATCCAGCGCTCGCGCCTGGAGATCGCCGCCACCTGGCTGGCCTGCGGCCTGGACCCGGAGCGGGTGACCTTCTACCGCCAGTCGGACATCCCCGAGATTCCCGAGCTGACCTGGCTGCTCACCTGCGTGGCGGGCAAGGGCCTGCTCAACCGCGCCCACGCCTACAAGGCCGCGGTCGACCAGAACGTGGCCAAGGGTGAGGACCCGGACGCCGGGGTGACCATGGGCCTGTTCAGCTATCCGGTGCTGATGGCCGCCGACATCCTGATGTTCAACGCCCACCAGGTGCCGGTCGGCCGCGACCAGATCCAGCACGTGGAGATGGCGCGCGACATCGGCCAGCGCTTCAATCACCTGTTCGGCAACGGCCGCGAGCTGTTCACCCTGCCCGAGGCGCTGATCGAGGAGAGCGTGGCGACCCTGCCGGGCCTCGACGGGCGCAAGATGAGCAAGAGCTACGACAACACCATCCCGCTGTTCGGCACCAGCAAGCAGCTCCGGGAAGCGGTGGCGCGCATCGTCACCGACTCGCGCCTGCCGGGCGAGCCCAAGGATGCCGAGGGCTCGCACCTGTTCACCCTCTACCAGGCCTTCGCCACGCCCGCGCAGAGCGCCGAGTTCCGCGCCGCGCTGGAAGGCGGCCTGGCCTGGGGCGAGGCCAAGCAGCGCCTGAGCGAGCTGCTGGAGGGCGAGCTGGGCGAGGCCCGCGAGCGCTACAACGCGCTGATCGCCCGCCCGGCCGATCTCGAGGACATCCTGCTGGCCGGCGCCGCCAAGGCGCGCAAGGTCGCCACGCCGTTCCTCGGCGAGCTGCGCGAGGCGGTGGGGCTGCGCTCGTTCCGCAACGAGGTGCAGGTGGCCGGCGGGGCGAAGAAGAAGGCCGCCAAGGGCGCCCGCTTCGTCAGCTTCCGCGACGACGACGGCAGCTTCCGCTTCCGCCTGCTGGACGCCGACGGCAGCCAGCTGCTGCTCTCGGTGAGCTTCGCAGACGGCAAGAGCGCCGGTGCGGCGAGCAAGCGCCTGCAGGCCGGCGAGCTGGACCTGCGCGCCGAGGGCGAAGGGTTTGCCCTGTGGCTGGACGACGCGCCGGTGGCGCACAGCCCGGCCTTCGCCGAGGGTGCCGAGCGCGAGGCCGCCATGGCGCGCCTGGCCGAGGCGCTGGCACCGCAGGACGCCTGA
- the zapE gene encoding cell division protein ZapE → MTPLERYQADLKRPDFFHDAAQENAVRHLQRLYDDLVNGGQQDSGLLGKLFGRKKPQGPIKGIYFWGGVGRGKTYLVDTFFDALPFKQKMRTHFHRFMKRVHEEMKTLKGEKNPLTIIARRFADEARVICFDEFFVSDITDAMILATLLEELFKNGVSLVATSNIVPDGLYRDGLQRARFLPAIALLKEHTEIVNVDSGIDYRLRALEQAELYHFPLDAEAEESLSRSFQSLLTENCHVVENEVLLIENREIRARKTANDVAWFEFRELCDGPRSQNDYIELGKIYGAVLLANVEQMNVTKDDIARRFINLVDEFYDRNVKLIISAEVELKDLYTGGRLEFEFQRTLSRLLEMQSHEFLSRPHKP, encoded by the coding sequence ATGACTCCGCTCGAACGCTACCAGGCCGATCTGAAACGTCCCGACTTCTTCCACGATGCCGCGCAGGAAAACGCCGTGCGTCACCTGCAGCGCCTGTACGACGACCTGGTCAATGGCGGTCAGCAGGACTCCGGGTTGCTGGGCAAGCTGTTCGGCCGCAAGAAGCCGCAGGGGCCGATCAAGGGCATCTACTTCTGGGGCGGCGTGGGCCGCGGCAAGACTTACCTGGTCGACACCTTCTTCGACGCGCTGCCGTTCAAGCAGAAGATGCGCACGCACTTCCACCGTTTCATGAAGCGCGTGCACGAGGAGATGAAGACCCTCAAGGGCGAGAAGAACCCGCTGACCATCATCGCCAGGCGCTTCGCCGACGAGGCGCGGGTGATCTGCTTCGACGAGTTCTTCGTCTCCGACATCACCGACGCGATGATCCTCGCCACCCTGCTCGAGGAGCTGTTCAAGAACGGCGTCAGCCTGGTGGCCACCTCCAACATCGTGCCCGACGGCCTGTACCGCGACGGCCTGCAGCGCGCACGCTTCCTGCCGGCGATCGCCCTGCTCAAGGAGCACACCGAGATCGTCAACGTCGACAGCGGCATCGACTACCGTCTGCGCGCCCTCGAGCAGGCCGAGCTGTACCACTTCCCGCTGGACGCCGAGGCCGAAGAGAGCCTGAGCCGCAGCTTCCAGAGCCTGCTCACCGAGAACTGCCACGTGGTGGAGAACGAGGTGCTGCTGATCGAGAACCGCGAGATCCGCGCGCGCAAGACCGCCAACGACGTCGCCTGGTTCGAGTTCCGCGAGCTGTGCGACGGCCCGCGCAGCCAGAACGACTACATCGAGCTGGGCAAGATCTACGGCGCGGTGCTGCTGGCCAACGTCGAGCAGATGAACGTCACCAAGGACGACATCGCCCGCCGCTTCATCAACCTGGTGGACGAATTCTACGACCGCAACGTCAAGCTGATCATCTCCGCCGAGGTCGAGCTCAAGGACCTGTACACCGGCGGTCGCCTGGAGTTCGAGTTCCAGCGTACCCTCAGCCGCCTGCTGGAGATGCAGTCCCACGAGTTCCTCAGCCGGCCGCACAAGCCGTGA